Within Planococcus citri chromosome 2, ihPlaCitr1.1, whole genome shotgun sequence, the genomic segment GTATCGTGATTCCAAACAGTTGCTTGGAGAACTCGAAATTGAAGCACATCCAGCGGCATTCTATACTCCAGCTGCAATATTGATAATGCGTTTAGATTACACGTGCTTTCTGGGCTACAAAGCTacatacaagaaaaaaattaccatttccaTAAAAGATGGATGACAACTTCGTTTGATAACTTTAGTCtttctttttgtcattttcatcgGATCTGGTAACAAATAAACTTTTACGTAGGTAGATGGCTCTTGATTATTAGCCATTCGTGGTAATTCTTTAGCATGATTAACCATTACCTAAAATCAAGAACGcaatgaaaatcaattaattcgtacaaaccaaatttcgtAAATTAGGTACACATTACTTACGATTAAAGCTCCTCTTTGATAATTTAACGTCAATTTCAATTCACCTCTTACACACTTGCTATAGGTCTGAGAAGTTTTTGACTTGCGTTCTATAACGATTGAGAAATATTAAAATGGAGAAATCGAGTACATGGAACCTGTAAAATCGTTGAACAAACCTTTAAGCTTTTCTTGATTTATGTTAGCTTCTTGTTGATCCCGCAACAAAGGATGGAAAAACGTATAAACAACGTCGGAATGACTAATTTCATCGGCCATTTGGAAAagcatatttaaaaatttttctatttcgtaTTTACGCTTCTCAGCGACCTGTTTTATATTTGATCTTCCAACTAATAGACTAGAACTATGTAAActgcagaagaaaaaaaatcagcttcgtATAAGATTCAAAATTTGTACGATTAGTATAATCTATGAAAGAACAAATTACCTGTGACATTTAGCCAACGGAAACAGTAAACAAATTTTCTGGTGCAGTTCGCAGAACTCTTTATAGGAACGGAAAAGGTACGAAGGCTCCGGTTGATTTTCACGtttcactttcaaaatataaacgTAGTACTTCTCCGGGTCATATCGTTTTTGATATCCGTAAACTTCTACGCTCTGTATTCTTCCCTCTTGATTCATGCTGCAAAGATTGTCACATTGTAAGTATTTCAGGTCAACTTTACGAGCAAAAAAGAATGATTTCCACTCACGTGTATCTTTTAGGAACGAAACTTAATAACTCGGCATCATTATGATCACCGGTAAATCGTAATTGAGCTAAATTATGtaagaaaaagttgaactgcGTAAACCATGACTTCAGAGAACTCTCAATCATACGAGCAAATGTTGCAGCAGCTTCAGCATTTGTCAAATCTAGCAGTAGAGATTTCTGAACATAAGTTACAGCATCCATAGTAACGCCGGGGATTCCAGAAGATATCATCTACAAAATTGAATACATGATTTAACATTTGAGAAAGCTCATCAGTAGCATTATTATAAGTAGACAAATCACCAACCAGGCCGAATAGATATAGAAGTAAATTTCCATGCTTTCTGATAATATTAAACGCTTGACAACATAGATCTacaaaatgatggaatttttcagtCGATTTATCGCTGCCGTTGATTACATAGGCCATATCGGGAGTTAATACGAAGGGTGTTCGATCCCTGTAAAATATCCATAGAAATTACAATCTTATTAGAAATAGgttatcaaataaaaaaatccaaactcgTAAATAGTCTCACCTTTTGAAGCTGCCAAAAGTTTGAGCGTCTCCCAGAAACTTTCCAAAATCTATGTGAAACAGATGACCTGATCTTTTCAACATTATGTTATCATTATGTCTATCACAGATACCCAAAATATATGTCGCTACACTGTAACCGGCACATGAAGCTGAAACAGATTATTCATCAAATCATCATGAAATTACAAACtcgtaaattttacaaattttttccatttcagtagTCATTTTTaccggtaaaattttgaacggCTCGTTCATATTCTAAGGCTGAAGGATTATGTTTTCTCAACCATTCATCGATAGGTGTTTCTTTAAAAGATCCTGTCAATCCCAATTCTATTTGGATTTTTCGCAGAGTTTCTGCCTCCGTGACCATTTCAATGATACCTATACAACAACGGATATTACATATTTCGCAAAGCTATCATTGTACTTCAAAAATCAGTTAAGGTACCTACCTCTTTTATCACCCGTCGATATACAAGCAAAAGTGACGATTTTCAAATCTAAGCCTTCCTTAAGCCACCATTTATCCATAATCTTGATCATTTGTATGGTCAACATATCTTGCTGCAAATCATCTCCCGCCTAGATACACACCATATTTTAGCAAATTCAAATAGACGTTCtgtatttaataattaataatatgaATTATTCTTTCATTCTCACTTTAAAAATAGcaggtataatatttttttcaacagtttgaAAGCTAATTTTTAATGGCAACGTGTTCGAAGGGAAATACGAGCAGGTTTTCACTTGAATACCATTGACTTCCAAACTAGGTTTCAATGGTAAACAGGCTAcattttcttgtaaattgtCATGTACGCTTTCCAGATCTTGCAACAATGTTTTAATCCTGAGAGATTCTTTCGTCGACTTGATATTTTCGGCTACTTCGTATAAAGTCTTTAAACAAGAGaaaaaccaaataaataaaatgagcaTTTGATTGGATAATTTATCCAAACACATGTAATGTATCTATCTTACTTTGACTAGCAATTGTTGAGCATTAAAACTATGCCTGACAGCTTGTCCACAAATCATTATTAATACTCGATACATGAgcagaattcttctaaaataaCGAGCGTTTCCCATCGCCTTTTCGTCGAGATTCGTGAGATCATAGTTATTgggattctaaaaaaaaaaaaattataattgagcAGTTCTCTTTATTGAGAATAACTGTGGCGTTGTCAACTTACCTGAAATAATTGTGTTGGTAGTAGTTGAATCAACAACCAATATAGATAATGAGCTACGCGGGGTGACAAAAGCGAACGTCGCAGTAAAAATTCAGCCAAAGCAGATGTTTCATAAGTTTCATGTTTCAATGCTTGTATCAGTTGGGGAAGGTAATCTACAACTTCGTCGTGAGAAAACGATTCCATCCAGCTGACCGCCTTCTTCCTCACCTCGATGTCAGGAAAACTGCAAATCAAAACTAAATATAGGAATGTTTCGAAGCCATTTAATTTGGATTAATTTCACCAACCAAGGTAATAATAATTGTAACGCATCGATTGACTGCAATGGTGACCATGAATGGAGCATCGAGTGCAAATCTGGCAAACACGCCGAATCCCAGCTATAAGCAGCTAAAAACACTTTTGGAAGAGCTTGCGGCTTCGACAATAGATAGTGACGTTTCTCCCAAAGAACTTCTCGGTCTTCTGTAGGTGGtctgtgattgaaaaaatgaaaataaaattattaccaattattaatttgcaattaatttttgaatcctTAATGATTATGCTGAGAAAACTAGcaaaatacctattaaatacATCTTGTTCAACCATCTGTAATAATTGCTCTTGCGTGTTACGATCTAGACTATTGAAGTCATACATGTCTTTAGATACCGTATGAATATCTTTCGCAATATGCGGAAATTTAACGTGACTACTGTAGCATGGAAATTCAacgtctgaaaaaaaattgacgaaaatttacGTAAgcgttattaaaaaatttacacgtcaaacaatttagaaaaattgacaaagcGTTACTAACTTAGGATTGGTTGACTTTGATTGCCTAGCTGATACCCTAATGGAGGCGAAGGCCCTAATCTTCTATCTGCAGATGACGGTGATAGCATCAACAAGTAACTTCCCTGGGataatattctaaaaaattcaaaccttcgattaaaactgaaagaaaaaattcggCCAAGTTCATTATACAAAACCACATTTACCCATcgtaattgaaaaactgaatcgaaGTCCATCCAAGTTCAGTATCAGTGGACTGATTATCTTGAGATGATGACTGCTCCGCATTAAGATTTATGCTACGACCATACACAACGAAAACTAAACGACTTTCACGAGGTAGTAAACAGATTCCAATATTGTCGAAACTCAACCTAAAATATGGtcacattttaaacaaaataagaCGAcaggatgaaaattttcatctttttttactAACCagcaatcaaaaattaatctctTGAAAAAAGAACCAGAAGCTTGCATGCTTTTAGACACCTTAGCTTCGCCTACCGGTCTGGTACCGTGATATACTTGAGCAACTATTAAGTATTCGTCGTAATTCCAATTATTTCCTAATCTATGTAATCCATCAATATAGACCAAGACTGGATCTCCTACTTCACGCGAATATTTTGTACCTATGAAACATCTCACAAATTAGTAAAATCAACCTGGACGTTTGAGGAGATTTTTCTGTAGGCCTCTACGTACCGGTAAATTCATAAGACGGAGAACTTAATTCAAAGTCTACATCGAAAGTATGGCAATACGTGTCGATAAATTTATACAcgctttctttaattttttcgcagTGATTAGCGATCGTCTCTCGGGCAGGTGGTGCTTTAGGTACGTTTACAATAGAATACTCTCCTTCGTCATCGATAATACGTGGTTTCATCCAACTGTTTCCGTCAGTCTATAAATGATAATCACGTTTCAaggttcaattttcttttttttcctcgttatATACCACTTGTATAATACCTTGGATGAATAAGATGACATTTCATtgcaaatttcaatgaaatcgaTCAAACTTTTAGATATATCAGACGGTTCCATGTTTCCTAACAACGAGCAGATTGCTTTTAACGCTTGCTGAACACCGCGGGTTTGAatactggaaaatgaaaatcccgaagaaaaaatatttccgacggaaatttcaattttattcatttctttctCCAAagtttctgatgaaaaaaagaaaaaaaaagaaattatacaGATAGTACAAGATAGAAGTAGGGTGACATAGAGCAAACTAACCTAAAACAATGCTCAAAGATTCGTACGAAATCAACGGCGAAAATTCATTAGGAATtagatcttcaatttttatctcaCTATCGCAAGTATCATCTTGAGCCTAAAAACACAATCTTCGGTTAGAATTCATTCGAACGATTAAATTTCAACAACGAAATAATACGATGAATAAACTCACAGTTCTCGCTAATTTTCTGGATACGCTATTTGAAGGCAGCAACGTTAATTCGACGTCTTCATCTAACTTGATACATTGCAAAATATGAACATAGCTGCTGAGGTTTGTGTTTGGTAAAAGATATTCAGCCAGGCCACGAACTTTCACAATATAATTTTCAGCTGAATCATTATTAGACAGATCGCATAAAGTTTGAAGAATTACTTGCTCTACAGTACTATCGGctgaacaaaaatcaaaattatattgCAAATAAAATGTTCATTGTAGGTACGATAATTCAAACTGATTAAATTTTCGATTACCATCGCAAGTAAATATTACTGGATTAGGTCGCGTAAATTCGCAATGCATTATGATCTTGATGCTCAAATTTTGCACTCGTGTACATTCAATCCTCGGGCTGATGACGATACCCATATTTTTCTCAGCGTCATTATATTTAAATTCATCTGAAATTTCATATTAGTTAAGCAATAAGTAAATGTTACTCACTGAGGGTCTAAGATAGGAGCAAAATTTATCCTACTTACTTCGTATCGTTTTAACAAGACGATGAAAAGCTATTAAATCAGGATCCTGAATTGATCTGTTTCGTTTCCTAACAGTGATATTTTCTCTCTGGTATTTTTTTACAGGTGAATTCTGagcctaaaaaataataaaaatattattagaaTATTGCAATCAtagaaatatacctacttaggtcTACAGTTTCACATTAACATCTAATAAAACCAAATTCAATActcactaaaaatttgaaaatatttagaCAAACCATTTTTACCAATAAGCTACATAAATCAAATtaataaatgcaaaaaattttgaaataagttgaTATGAAAGTGCGTAATTGAAAAACTGCACAATGAAATCGTCGAAGTGTAGATAATTCCACCCTAATTGCCCTTCTTTTGTAACGGTATCTAAAGGTATCCCATTTCAGAGTATATACACTAAACTATACACTTGCACGGTAGCATACTTGAAAACTAGTTTTGAACGCGTTATAAAAGGATAACCTTTGTACCACTATACACGTGAGAAACTTACAGAAAGCTCGGTGGCGGGGGTGCTATGGTTACGAGGTGGTAATGGTGGTGGCGAATTCAAAGGAGTCTGAGTTTTAACGACAGCTGCATAAATAGGATCCGAGTGTTGCGAACATTCTGATGGCGAATACATGTAGTCAAATGGATCAAACACGGCGTATAAACTATTCGAACATTCTGAGCTAGCTTCTTCTTCTCTTTCGTCCACTAATTGTAACAAAATAAGCGAAcaacaatttagaaaaaaattaattcacgaATTTTCACGCATTCGTTGAACGTAAAATTTATGAGCAACGTTAGTAACGTAAGTAATGGTTTTTTGACACCTGGGTAATTTGACAACTTATGGCAACTTCAATGACAAAATTAAGAACCTTATCTTTAAAAACGTGATGAATAAATATTGCATAATTACAAATACTTTTCAGTATACGATCTGTTTTGCGTGTTGGAAGTCGTTTAAACTGTATTATTATCGACTATAGTGTACATAGCTGTTTTTTCGCCAAAAGCATTCGGTGATTCAATATTCTTACGTCAGATCTTTTCTTTACTAAGGAGgtaattcgattttaaaatattggatAAATTATTCCATGGCTCGATAATTTTACGTCAATCATTTTTCTTGTTAGGgagataatttaaaattttgaagaaattatcatTTCAACGTAAATATGActcaacttttattttattcacccatgatataataaaatcaaaacacgCGGAAACCgtttacaaaattattcaaaaaatgaaactaggtAACTATAActaacaggtaggtaggtaccaatgtgataatatatttttcaatgtattaCGTACTCGCATTCCAAAGAGCAATCAATTTGCGGAAAACTGAAGtaataaataatattaaataCACGAAGGGACACGTGAAAAGAATTCGTCGAAACGGAAAATTAACcattattttgacttttttgtttttaaccTAGAAACGTATAAAACTTCATAATTCATAAATCATCGGTCGGAGTTTCAATCAAGGAATGTAAATTGTTTATCTTTCCATTAAAAGCAAATGTCGATTCAATGAAGCTAtcttaattaaaaatctttatcaatgtttatttatttcgaAATGATAATTCTAAAAggtccattttttcaaagtttaagaTCGAAATGTGCCAGACTACGAATAGAAATGGGATCATCATTGGTTGACTTGGAAAAGTGAGTTTTATTGTTGTAAAATGGCGTACGACTTCAAATAAAAAGGAATGCGAAATACAATCATCATGTACGTCAAGGcttggaaactttttcaacgagGAACAGGGGCTTGGCTTCATAATATAGCTCAAGGGTTAAAACGATATTCAATCTTCATAACTTTACGTCTTCACGTAAACCGGGTCGCAAGATGAATAATTGAATTAGATAATTTCTTCGATAACATACCTGATTCTATATCTTCGGTGAGAGTAATTTTAGCACAGGTTGACTCGAGTAGAGGATCAAAAGCTTCTAAGACACTGTGACGTACTCTTCCACCATCACATTCATTATTGAAGGATTTACTCAAATTTCTTCTAGATTTAGTTTCTTTACAATTAACAATCCAATCACGATTGTCATTATCATTATCCAGACGAGTTACTTCGTTAAACAATGTTAGATCGATTAAATTATTATCGTCTTTCTTTTTAATCGCATTCAGCACAGAAACATTCGAAACATTGGTGTGATCTGCgtggaaaaagaaaataaatcacGTTAAAATCACATTACCTACACAATCATTTCCACATCggttagaaaataattttaattgcgTATTACGAACAAATACCAACCATAAAAAGAACAGCTTACAAACTGAGAACACACGTCAACACTTTATAAACGTGGATCGTTTCAAAAAtggttgagtttttcaatttcgaattttgttttcgcaaaatttcagcGGATTGACGGCTCGAACAGTGCGATACGTTAGAGGTACGTCAAAGACGTGTATAAATTTCACGTACAAAATAAATACTCGACATCTGTGCCGGTACGAATATACAACTGCGCGCCACTTGTTTAATTGTAAAAACGTTTTGCATAATGTTTAAACGTTAATTTGTCGAACGCTTGGAAATATAAACAAATTAAAGATCATACAACTCGAATCATTTATTCCGAAACGACCAAATAATAAATAACTATTTATTAGAAAACAACATCTGCTCGACTGAGCAATGCGATATTTACTTCGGTGCCGTTCGAACGTCAATTATCGACTTTTTGTTCTCAAAGCCACGGGACAaggattttataaaataatggtaactacatacatattaacGCGCTTTATAAAATATCAACTATTTTACTCTTACATACTTTGAAAGACCTGTGTAACAGACTGCTGAGACGTTGAGTTGAATCGACATCCCGGATTAAATGGAACTACACCATGGTAAGTCGGAGCACCGTACCTCGGAGGAAAAAATCCAATAGGTCTTGGGACTGTGGAATTGTAAAAACTTCGGCAACCATTTGTTATGGATGATAtggaagtttgaattttcaagtttggcggattattgaaattgaatccTGTATACGGTTGTATCGCATTCAAGCTAAAAGAAAGACgattattcgtaaattttaataaaataatgaaaacattgaaaaaaaaattaatcagagaggcgaaatttcattttttgcagcAAGATCTCAATGCCAAAGCAGAGATCTCAAACCACAATCAAATATCTGTCCATTAACTCATCATTAAATTTACTTATATACCGATAAAATCAATGTAAGAATTTATACCTTTCTTCTTCAACAGGTGAACTACTCGTAGTGCTAGCGGATGGAGGAGGCGAATCGAAAGAAACCAAATCATCGACCGAATACGACGCCGACGAGGTAGACGACTGTGTAGTAACGCTATTCCGACGCGATGTCGCTGGAGGTGGTTTTATCAAAGGTACTTTGGGATCACCTGAAAAACCGACATAAATTAAAACCTTCGCAGGTTTGATACGCATGATGCGACAAGAACCGTGAAATTTCATTAAGTCATTAACGAGAACGGATTAATGAGTGATCAGGTAAATTACTTCAGTAAGACGTTTTCAATAGCATTAgatatcattttgaatttcaattactCACCAATATTAACACCGCCTGGTCTTGGTCTAGAGCGTGGTATTTCGTCAGGCgttacaacttttttctctgaaaaagtttttcatcgagtaaaaataATATCGTGTCGACTATATTattacgaataaaaattattcatctaaaaattgataatcgTTATCacaaatacctttttttttctcttcctgcAGTTTcttcagtttgaatttttccagcgCCAATGTTTCTAAACTTAAAGCTCGCGCTTTTTCGAGatcttcttgaaattttttatcgaaatcatTCTCAGAAGTCATTTTGCTGTATATTTGGATTGTCAAAACCTGCAACAAGTGAGATGTCTGATGAGTATTCAAAGCGGAAGACGATCATATCAATAGTTCAACAAACACTCGTTCATTATAACAATGTATTCCCGCAAACTTTTAATTACAATTCCGTTAACTTCGGAAGTACATGCAACATTATTAACATTGTTAGCATTACTTGGACTTTCACCATGTTTATAAATAATATATTTACCTATAAATCTGTTATTTTGGCAGCGACATGACCATTACTAGTTTACGATTATTGGGAAGGAATTAAAGCTCAATGTCACATTGCGATTGTACAACTAATTTTTGAATAGTTCAATAGAAACGAACCtaacgaaaattttaataaatcttcgcataatttaaataatttagttaattattttgtttttactaCACTacagttatttttatttttattccgtCTTCTGATTTCATTCATGAATAATGGAACGAGATAACATCAAAGCATTCAAAGCAGAAAACAATGAAAAGCATTCCAGCAGTAATTTTCgtattactagtaatttactcATGTTCAGCAATGGTCTGAATTTGACTagtaaactgatttttttgttgaaaagtatGTCTAAAGTCTATTTACTTTTTGCATAACGATTTCATTGGTAAAACACCGagtaaaatattcattaaaattattttgagtcAATAGGGAGTGATGAGTGAATGCggaacaaaataataataatttgcaATTTGTTTTACCTGTTTTACCTGCCGAAATTTGAATTGACAtgaaacaagtttttcaaaattacgatcTAAAATTCTCTTTGAAACTTTCGgcgatttgagaaaaaaataatctcggaatgaaattttcttgtcttgtaaaaaaattgataagagcTTAATATGATACTTAGATAAATGATGTTAATGAAGATTTCAACAGTTTCGTGAATTCGTGatgacaatttcaattttcaatcacttttaCAATTCCTTTTCCaagaaattttatgttttttgttgGATAACATTTGTTACATTATCATGaactgaaaataataataaatatttacaaaattggcAAAGAAGACTGAAGAGTGAAGGGGtaaacaactttttaaaagctCAAGATAAAATCGTCGGTTTATTCAAAAGCACCGAAAGCGTTGTTAAAAGAAAAGTTTGTGTAATGTGAGCAAAAACTTTCGAtcgttaaaaataatttatcattcTACGAAACTCCTATTCTTCTCGGTCGTTTCAGTTCATTAATCTTTTTTACAGCTGTTCCTTGATAACGTAACGTTGCTATTATCATCGGGTCAATTAATAATTCGGCCAACTGTTAGTACTCTTCGTACTTTTAATCAAATTCCTTACTTTCCATAAAGaacagttgaaaatgttgaaagacGACGGCGTAAATGTAGATGCTGAACATTTTGAGGTGATATATATTTTATATTTCAcgatacgtacctacctactcaaataATCTTACATAAAAAACTGATTGCCTTTTTTCTCAACAGGATATTGTCAATGAATTGTACAGTTACAGAGATTTATATTTTGAGAGTAATCCAATTGAAACGGCGgttaattttcattcgaatttaaaaaccaaACTACAGGAATCCGTCGATAAGATTAAATCCTTGGAAGGTAGTAGCGAACGAGTacattatttgaaataattctgaTTTCCCAGGGTTTCGGCATATCGATTTGAATTTATGTTTCAGAGGATGCGTTGAAGAAAGATCGAGCcctttatttttacgttttggGTAAAGCGTACAATGTGGAAACCGATTATAATTCCAAAGCGGAGGAATATCTGTCGAAATCAGTGAAATTGAATCCAAATTTAATAGATGCGTGGAATCACTTAGGCGattcttattttaaaaaggGAGATTACTTAgaagccaaaaattgttttttaaatgctTTAAATAAGgtaattcaatcattttcccgatgttgaataattttttaacccCGTTGCCTATTGTgatctttttcattttgcgcaggaaaaaaataaagtatcTTTACGAAATTTATCCGTTGTATCGAGAAAAGAATCTGGGAAAACCAAAGAAGATCTAATTAATAATGTAAACGCAGGTTTGAAATATGCTCAAGAGGCTTTAGAAGTTGATCCAAATGACGGTACCTCGTGGTTTTACATGGGAAATGCTTTCATGTCATTATTTTTCACTGTCAAACAAAGTGGTAAAACTCTTATACAAGCCATGGATGCGTACAACAGATCTGTAAGTTTGCTCAACTCCCCAGTTGTATCAAATCATAATGATAATCCATAGTCATATGGCTGTATTATTGAGAATAATTTCATTTGCAGGAAAATGATCCATCTTCCAAAAGTAACCCTGATCTACACTACAATAAAGCAGTGGTCGgtataatttaaattatttaaattaatttaaacctATGAGACAATGTGGaatgtcaactttttattcATGCGTTAAATTTCGTTTTCCTTTTAAGGctttgaaattccaagaagagTATGAAAGTGCTTTACAGTGTTTCGATAAAGCTCATTCATTTGACCCAAAATGGGAAACGCCGAAATTGTTACAAGAACGTCTTATTAAATATTTGAACAGCATTCAAGATTTAATCTGTCAAAAAGGAAGAGTGAAgaataaaaaacttcaaacCTTTATTAAGGTAATTTGAGTAAAGTTAATTGtatgctgaaatttgattttttcgagttACCAATTGaatcaatattttcagaatattAGCCCAGAAAAGCATTTAGGTCATTTCCAAAAGTTATCCGGTGATAAGGCCGACGGCGAAGCAACGCTAAAACATGTTCCATTATCCGAATTACGGCCAGGTTTAAATGAAAACAAAGTAGTTTTAGGTGTTGTCGTTTGCAGTGTATTGAATGAAGAATTGGTTCCATTGTAAGTCAGATATTTCGACGATTCTCttcattaattaatttcttttaCTAATTGAATTTCATATCGTCGTAGTACATTCTGTATTGTTGATAAAGAGAATACTTGCATGGGAGTAACAATATACAATTTAGCTAACGGACAAGGGGTCATCATCGGAGATACCGTAGCTATTGCTATGCCATTTTTAAAAGAAGTTGATTTTACATTCGGAAGTAATGTGAGTGAATATGAAACAAAACATttactttgtataatttttaatttttgtagatGAAAGTTTTCTCTTGGtaacattttgtcattttgcagaaattcaactttaaaaGCATACGAATAAGCAATCCTTTACTGATGGCCGTTAATGGGAAACCTCTC encodes:
- the Pi3K68D gene encoding phosphatidylinositol 4-phosphate 3-kinase C2 domain-containing subunit beta isoform X1, whose protein sequence is MTSENDFDKKFQEDLEKARALSLETLALEKFKLKKLQEEKKKEKKVVTPDEIPRSRPRPGGVNIGDPKVPLIKPPPATSRRNSVTTQSSTSSASYSVDDLVSFDSPPPSASTTSSSPVEEESLNAIQPYTGFNFNNPPNLKIQTSISSITNGCRSFYNSTVPRPIGFFPPRYGAPTYHGVVPFNPGCRFNSTSQQSVTQVFQNHTNVSNVSVLNAIKKKDDNNLIDLTLFNEVTRLDNDNDNRDWIVNCKETKSRRNLSKSFNNECDGGRVRHSVLEAFDPLLESTCAKITLTEDIESVDEREEEASSECSNSLYAVFDPFDYMYSPSECSQHSDPIYAAVVKTQTPLNSPPPLPPRNHSTPATELSAQNSPVKKYQRENITVRKRNRSIQDPDLIAFHRLVKTIRNEFKYNDAEKNMGIVISPRIECTRVQNLSIKIIMHCEFTRPNPVIFTCDADSTVEQVILQTLCDLSNNDSAENYIVKVRGLAEYLLPNTNLSSYVHILQCIKLDEDVELTLLPSNSVSRKLARTAQDDTCDSEIKIEDLIPNEFSPLISYESLSIVLETLEKEMNKIEISVGNIFSSGFSFSSIQTRGVQQALKAICSLLGNMEPSDISKSLIDFIEICNEMSSYSSKTDGNSWMKPRIIDDEGEYSIVNVPKAPPARETIANHCEKIKESVYKFIDTYCHTFDVDFELSSPSYEFTGTKYSREVGDPVLVYIDGLHRLGNNWNYDEYLIVAQVYHGTRPVGEAKVSKSMQASGSFFKRLIFDCWLSFDNIGICLLPRESRLVFVVYGRSINLNAEQSSSQDNQSTDTELGWTSIQFFNYDGILSQGSYLLMLSPSSADRRLGPSPPLGYQLGNQSQPILNVEFPCYSSHVKFPHIAKDIHTVSKDMYDFNSLDRNTQEQLLQMVEQDVFNRPPTEDREVLWEKRHYLLSKPQALPKVFLAAYSWDSACLPDLHSMLHSWSPLQSIDALQLLLPCFPDIEVRKKAVSWMESFSHDEVVDYLPQLIQALKHETYETSALAEFLLRRSLLSPRVAHYLYWLLIQLLPTQLFQNPNNYDLTNLDEKAMGNARYFRRILLMYRVLIMICGQAVRHSFNAQQLLVKTLYEVAENIKSTKESLRIKTLLQDLESVHDNLQENVACLPLKPSLEVNGIQVKTCSYFPSNTLPLKISFQTVEKNIIPAIFKAGDDLQQDMLTIQMIKIMDKWWLKEGLDLKIVTFACISTGDKRGIIEMVTEAETLRKIQIELGLTGSFKETPIDEWLRKHNPSALEYERAVQNFTASCAGYSVATYILGICDRHNDNIMLKRSGHLFHIDFGKFLGDAQTFGSFKRDRTPFVLTPDMAYVINGSDKSTEKFHHFVDLCCQAFNIIRKHGNLLLYLFGLMISSGIPGVTMDAVTYVQKSLLLDLTNAEAAATFARMIESSLKSWFTQFNFFLHNLAQLRFTGDHNDAELLSFVPKRYTMNQEGRIQSVEVYGYQKRYDPEKYYVYILKVKRENQPEPSYLFRSYKEFCELHQKICLLFPLAKCHSLHSSSLLVGRSNIKQVAEKRKYEIEKFLNMLFQMADEISHSDVVYTFFHPLLRDQQEANINQEKLKERKSKTSQTYSKCVRGELKLTLNYQRGALIVMVNHAKELPRMANNQEPSTYVKVYLLPDPMKMTKRKTKVIKRSCHPSFMEMLEYRMPLDVLQFRVLQATVWNHDTLQENEFLGAVSLPLHNLVPETETTDWYPLGNVCR